In the genome of Helicovermis profundi, the window ATCAAGAGCACCTTCACTCATATACGAAAAACCTCTTTCAGCCTTATCGATTTGATATGAAGATACTCCAAGATCCATTATCATTCCATCTATTTTTTCAATATTTAACTCTTTTAAAACATCAAGTATATTTGAAAAATTATTGTGAACTAATATCAAATTATCTTTGTACTCTTTAAGTCTTATAGCAGAGGCTTCTAGTGCATCTTTATCTTGATCAATTCCAATTAATTTACCTTTATCTAATTTACTAAGAATTAATTCAGAATGACCACCACCACCAAGTGTTCCATCGACATATATGCCGTCAGGATTAATATCTAATCCATCAACAGTTTCCTTTAGAAGTACAGTTTTATGTTTAAATTCCATATTATTCACTTTCCTTAAATACCAAGTTCTGCCATTTGTTCTGCTATTTCATCATAACTTATATTATCTGGACTATTATACTCTAGCCAATTTTCATTCGACCAAATTTCAATTCTAGTTCCAACACCAATTACTTTTACTTCTTTTTCAAGTTTTCCGTGTTCTCTAAGCGGTTTTGAAATCATTATTCTTCCCTGTTTATCGAAATTCACTTCCGAAGCACCGGAAAAGAATAATCTTACAAAAGCTCTTGCATTTTTGTTTGTAAGAGGAAGTGCTTTAAGTTTTTCTTCAAAAACATTCCACTCTGATTCAGGAAAAATAAACAAACAATTATCAAGACCCTTAGTTACATAAAAAGGCTTATTAAGTTCTTCTCTAAATTTCGAAGGAATATTAATCCTACCTTTTGAATCAATTGTATGATTAAATTCACCTATAAACATAGTTTTACACCTTCTTCAGGGACATTTACCCACAATAAACCACTTTTAGCCACTTTATATTTTTTATTATATCACTAAATTATAACTTTTAATAATTTTTTTTATTTTTTTTTAAAAAAATTATATATATAAATTTTTAATTGATATTAGCTATCAACTACTATGAAGCAAGGAACAAAAACAAAAGTATTAGCCGGAAGTTTGACAGTTGCATAAACAAAATTCTACCTCAAAGCCAATTATAGGCTTATTTTTTTGTCAAATTTTCCGTTTTACTATTGCGTAGTTTGTCGTATTGTGGTATAATGTAAGGAACAGGAGGTATTATGCTTATGAGACTTTCAACTTCTAAATCAAAAAATGCTACTTCACTTTACGTTATTAAAGATATTACTATTAAAAATAAACGAACAACTAAAATTGTAGAAAAACTTGGTACTGAAGCACAATTACGTGAAAAATTAAATGGACAAGATCCTTATGAATGGGCAAAAAAATATATAAGTGAACTTAATAAAAAAGAAAAAGAAAATAAAGTTGAGATTATTGCTAAATTTTCTGAAACTAAACAAATACCAATGGATTCTAAGGTTCATTTCAATGGTGGATATCTTTTTTTACAAGATATTTATTATGATTTAGGCCTTCATAAAATTTCAAAGCAAATTTCTGATAAATATAAATTTTCTTTTGATTTAAACAGTATTCTTTCTAGACTCATTTATACTAGAATGCTTAATCCGTCTTCTAAGCTTTCTTCTTTTAAAGCCTCTAATGACTTTATTGAACAGCCTAATT includes:
- the mraZ gene encoding division/cell wall cluster transcriptional repressor MraZ codes for the protein MFIGEFNHTIDSKGRINIPSKFREELNKPFYVTKGLDNCLFIFPESEWNVFEEKLKALPLTNKNARAFVRLFFSGASEVNFDKQGRIMISKPLREHGKLEKEVKVIGVGTRIEIWSNENWLEYNSPDNISYDEIAEQMAELGI